The Populus trichocarpa isolate Nisqually-1 chromosome 2, P.trichocarpa_v4.1, whole genome shotgun sequence genome has a window encoding:
- the LOC7462902 gene encoding probable disease resistance protein At4g33300 codes for MVVTDLFLGEIATELLKQLLAISKKASLCKSSAESLMAGINELIPMIQEIKLSGVELPSNRQFQLDHLSRTLHEGLELSKKVLKSNRWNVYKNLQLARKMEKIEKKIYMFINGPLQVHLLADVHHMRFETTERFDKLEWSAKKLEESIGNLKIGVGGGGGGGWMEEAVKRLEDEEMKWEGSFGNNFYSGLGIEEGKRKVKEMVIESKNLNVVGICGIGGSGKTTLANEICRDDQVRCHFENRIFFLTVSQSPNVENLRAKIWGFITGNDGMGGMGYDLVPKWNLQFEWRIVAPMLIVLDDVWSLPVLDQLIFKVAGCKTLVVSRFKFPKVCNATYNVELLRREEAISLFCHSAFGKTSIPPAADSNLVKQIVDECKGLPLALKVIGASLRDQPEMYWESARKRLSRGEPICESHESKLLDRMAISTQFLSKNVRECFLDLGSFPEDKKIPLDVLINMWVEIHDIDPEEAFAILVELSDKNLLTLVKDARAGDLYSSYYEICIMQHDVLRDLAIHLSSCGDINERKRLLMPRREAQLPKEWERNADRPFNAQIVSIHTGEMKEMDWFRMDFPKAEVLILNFSANDFFLPPFIDDMPKLRALVMINYSTSNATIGNFSIFSSLANLRSLWLEKVSIGRLSESTVPLKNLRKISLILCKINKSLDESVIDLSHIFPSLSELTIDHCEDLIQLPSSICRIHSLQSLSITNCHNLEKLPPNLGNLKSLQILRLYACPTLKMLPPCVCDLIWLKFLDISQCVNLKGLPEWIGKLSRLEKIDMRECSLVKLPNSVASLESLRKVICEEDVSWLWKEMKKVNLDVQVAEKCYSLDWLDDY; via the exons ATGGTGGTCACAGACCTCTTTTTAGGGGAGATAGCCACCGAGCTCCTCAAACAGCTACTAGCAATATCAAAAAAAGCCAGCCTATGCAAATCAAGTGCAGAATCTTTAATGGCAGGCATAAACGAACTCATCCCTATGATTCAAGAAATCAAATTATCCGGTGTTGAACTCCCTTCGAACCGCCAATTCCAACTCGACCATCTCTCTCGCACGCTCCATGAAGGCCTCGAGCTCTCCAAGAAAGTCCTCAAATCAAACCGCTGGAACGTCTACAAAAACCTCCAGTTAGCAAGAAAGATGgaaaagattgaaaagaaaatatacatgTTTATCAATGGACCTTTACAGGTTCATTTATTAGCTGACGTGCATCACATGAGGTTTGAAACAACAGAGAGGTTTGATAAGTTGGAGTGGTCAGCCAAGAAGTTAGAGGAGAGTATAGGGAATTTGAAGATCGGGGtgggaggtggtggtggtggtggctggATGGAGGAAGCGGTGAAGAGATTGGAGGACGAAGAGATGAAGTGGGAGGGTAGTTTTGGGAATAATTTTTATTCGGGGTTAGGTATTGAAGAAGGGAAGAGGAAGGTGAAAGAAATGGTCATCGAGAGTAAGAATTTAAATGTTGTTGGGATTTGTGGCATTGGTGGGTCTGGAAAAACTACTTTGGCTAATGAAATCTGTAGAGATGATCAAGTTAGat GTCACTTTGAGAACaggatttttttcttgacaGTATCACAGTCTCCGAATGTGGAGAACCTGAGGGCAAAAATCTGGGGATTTATTACAGGGAATGATGGAATGGGTGGTATGGGCTATGATTTGGTCCCAAAATGGAATTTGCAATTTGAATGGAGAATCGTAGCCCCAATGTTGATTGTTCTTGATGATGTGTGGTCGCTCCCGGTGCTTGATCAGCTCATTTTTAAAGTAGCTGGATGCAAAACTCTAGTGGTTTCTCGTTTCAAATTCCCGAAAGTTTGTAATGCTACTTACAACGTAGAATTATTGAGGAGAGAAGAAGCAATCTCATTGTTCTGCCACTCTGCTTTTGGAAAGACATCTATTCCTCCTGCTGCTGATTCAAATTTGGTCAAGCAG ATTGTCGATGAGTGTAAAGGCCTGCCCTTGGCTCTCAAAGTGATTGGAGCTTCGTTAAGGGACCAACCTGAAATGTACTGGGAAAGTGCGAGGAAGAGGCTGTCAAGAGGGGAGCCTATTTGCGAGTCTCATGAAAGCAAGTTGCTTGATAGGATGGCAATTAGTACCCAGTTCTTGTCTAAAAACGTCAGGGAATGTTTCTTGGATCTGGGATCCTTCCCCGAAGACAAGAAGATCCCTCTTGATGTTCTCATCAACATGTGGGTTGAGATTCATGATATCGACCCGGAAGAAGCATTTGCTATCCTTGTTGAGCTTTCGGATAAGAATCTTCTCACTCTGGTGAAGGATGCACG AGCTGGGGATTTGTATAGCAGTTACTATGAGATTTGTATTATGCAACATGATGTGTTGCGGGACCTTGCTATTCATTTGAGCAGTTGTGGAGACATAAATGAGCGCAAGCGATTACTTATGCCAAGAAGAGAAGCACAGCTTCCAAAAGAATGGGAGAGAAATGCGGACCGGCCATTCAATGCTCAAATTGTTTCGATCCATACAG gtgaaatgaaagaaatggaTTGGTTCCGCATGGATTTTCCCAAGGCTGAAGTGCTCATCCTGAACTTCTCGGCAAATGACTTCTTCTTGCCTCCCTTCATCGATGACATGCCAAAGCTCAGGGCATTGGTCATGATAAATTACAGTACAAGCAATGCAACCATTGGCAACTTCTccattttttcaagtttggcTAATTTGAGGAGCCTTTGGCTCGAGAAAGTATCCATCGGTAGATTATCTGAATCTACTGTCCCCTTAAAAAATTTGCGAAAAATATCTCTAATCCTGTGCAAGATAAACAAGAGCCTTGATGAGTCTGTCATAGACTTATCCCACATCTTCCCATCTCTCTCAGAGCTTACAATCGATCACTGTGAAGATTTAATCCAGTTGCCTTCCAGCATTTGTAGGATTCACTCGCTCCAGAGTCTGAGCATCACCAATTGCCACAACCTAGAGAAATTACCTCCCAATCTGGGCAACTTAAAATCTCTACAAATTCTAAGGTTGTATGCTTGTCCAACACTGAAAATGCTTCCACCATGTGTATGTGACCTAATTTGGTTGAAGTTCTTAGACATCTCGCAATGTGTCAATCTGAAAGGTCTTCCTGAGTGGATTGGTAAGCTATCGAGGTTAGAGAAGATTGACATGAGAGAGTGCTCGCTAGTGAAGCTGCCAAATTCTGTTGCATCATTGGAGTCTCTGCGTAAAGTAATCTGCGAAGAAGATGTTTCTTGGTTGTGGAAGGAGATGAAGAAAGTGAATCTTGATGTCCAAGTTGCAGAAAAATGCTACAGTCTGGACTGGCTTgatgattattaa
- the LOC18096305 gene encoding nucleobase-ascorbate transporter 3, with protein sequence MGETAHNHHQPPPPQAAAAAPPPPPPSLALSRGPTWTPAEQLQQLHYCIHSNPSWPETCLLAFEHYIVMLGTTVLIARNLVPRMGGDPGDTARVIQTLLFMSGINTLLQTIIGTRLPTVMGPSYAFVLPVLSIMRDYNNETFSNEHDRFVDTMRTIQGSLIVSSFANIILGFSKAWGNLTRFFSPITVAPVVCVVGLGLFMRGFPLLANCVEIGLPMLILLIICQYLKYLHPRANPAIERFGLLVCVGIIWAFAAILTVSGAYNNVGQQTKQSCRTDRSYLMSSASWVKVPYPFQWGAPIFRASHVFGMIGAALVSSAESTGTFFAAARLAGATHPPAHVLSRSIGLQGVSLLLDGIFGAAVGTTASVENVGLLGLTHVGSRRVVQISTAFMFFFSIFGKFGALFASIPLPIFAAIYCVLFGIVAAIGISFIQFSNNNSMRNHYILGMALFLGISIPQYFVSNTTGDGHGPVRTNGGWFNDILNTLFSSPPTVAMIVGTLLDSTLEARQTINDRGIPWWKPFQSRKGDVRTDEFYSLPLRINEWMPTRFL encoded by the exons atgGGAGAAACAGCTCATAACCACCACCAGCCACCGCCACCACAAGCTGCGGcagcagcaccaccaccacctccaccatcaCTTGCTTTGTCAAGAGGTCCTACTTGGACTCCTGCTGAGCAACTCCAGCAGCTCCATTACTGCATCCACTCCAATCCCTCTTGGC CTGAGACATGTCTGCTGGCTTTCGAACACTATATTGTGATGCTTGGAACTACGGTCTTGATTGCACGTAATCTTGTGCCTCGAATGGGCGGGGACCCT GGTGATACTGCCCGTGTTATTCAAACGTTGCTGTTTATGTCAGGAATCAATACACTGCTTCAAACAATCATTGGAACAAGGCTTCCGACGGTGATGGGTCCTTCGTATGCTTTTGTACTGCCAGTTTTATCAATCATGAGAGATTACAATAATGAAACCTTCTCGAATGAGCATGAT AGATTTGTAGACACTATGAGAACTATACAAGGATCATTGATTGTTTCTTCCTTTGCCAACATCATTCTCGGGTTTAGCAAAGCATGGGGTAATTTGACAAG GTTCTTTAGTCCCATTACTGTCGCGCCTGTGGTTTGTGTAGTGGGTCTTGGTCTGTTTATGAGGGGCTTTCCACTA CTTGCCAACTGTGTGGAGATTGGCCTGCCTATGCTGATTCTGCTAATAATTTGTCAG TATTTGAAGTATCTACATCCCAGGGCCAACCCTGCAATTGAGAGGTTTGGCTTACTCGTCTGCGTTGGTATTATTTGGGCTTTTGCTGCTATCCTCACTGTTTCCGGTGCTTACAACAATGTGGGGCAGCAAACTAAACAGAGTTGCCGCACAGACCGATCGTATCTTATGTCATCTGCCTCATG ggttaaagTCCCATACCCCTTTCAATGGGGGGCGCCTATATTCAGAGCAAGTCACGTCTTCGGGATGATTGGGGCAGCGCTTGTTTCATCTGCAGAG TCCACTGGAACCTTTTTTGCTGCAGCTCGGCTTGCGGGTGCTACACACCCTCCTGCTCATGTTCTTAGCCGAAGTATTGGTCTGCAG ggtGTGAGCTTGTTGCTTGATGGAATTTTTGGTGCAGCTGTTGGTACCACTGCATCAGT TGAAAACGTTGGGCTTCTTGGACTCACACACGTAGGGAGCCGAAGAGTGGTGCAGATTTCAACTGctttcatgttctttttctcCATCTTCG GCAAATTTGGTGCCTTGTTTGCTTCTATTCCTCTGCCGATATTTGCTGCTATATACTGTGTTTTATTTGGGATTGTTG CTGCAATCGGTATTTCATTTATACAGTTTTCGAACAATAACTCCATGAGAAACCACTACATTTTGGGCATGGCTTTGTTCCTCGGGATATCGATACCACAATATTTTGTCAGCAACACCACTGGGGATGGACATGGACCAGTTAGAACAAATGGTGGATGG TTTAATGACATATTGAACACACTTTTCTCATCCCCTCCAACGGTAGCAATGATTGTTGGGACATTGCTCGATAGCACACTGGAAGCAAGGCAGACTATCAATGACCGAGGAATTCCATGGTGGAAACCTTTCCAGAGCAGAAAGGGTGATGTTAGAACTGACGAGTTCTACAGTCTGCCCCTTAGGATAAATGAGTGGATGCCCACCAGATTTCTCTGA